TTTCAGTCCACAAAACAAAGCGACACAACAAATCTATCAATCTTAGTGTTGTGTTTTGATACGCTGTTATGTTACGCTCTGTTTGTTATTAGTTGTGTTATCTTTtttgcgcacgcacacacacaagtattTTCCGGCCAAATTTTGGATGCCAGCAACTTAACATTGCATGACAACATGTGTTTGTAGTTGGATCGGGCGCTCGGCTGCCTTGATGTGACGCTCATCATGCTTGGCTGGAGAAACCTGCCGGCGACTGGCAGGCACGGCTGCCGGGCCGACTGTCACACACAGTCAGAAATCAGGCCAGGGGGCGGCTGTGTGCCTATGTtcctgagtgtgtgtgtgtcaggctTAGCCATTTGTAGCCTTAGCGTAAAGGGAATGCTACTTCAGGGGGtttcaaatgaagaaaaagaggaacCAGGTAGTCTTTGAAGGTAGGTGCCGACTGAGTTTGAATGTAATTGGGAAGTCTGAATAAATCCACGTCCCCATTTTGTAAGAGGGTTTGCACACTTCATTATATGAAAGACTGTTTgatatctatatatattttttattttaaaaaatgctgtCCACCATCATGTGGTGAAGAGTTAGTCCGAAATGCCGGTCCCACCTTAAGAAAGGGTACCAGGTAAGGCTGTGGCGACGACTTGAGCTCCGTCTGCAGCCGGCTGGTGAACTCCTCCGGTTCAATCTTGGcatcctgattttttttaacaccgcaacaaaacaatgaatcaCATGTCAATGagacacacaaaatgatgtcAACATGGAAGATCTTAATCACAGCACTCATATTGTCCTCTTCAAGTTATCAGGtattgataataaaaaaaaatgcgggAATTAGAAGTTTTATGGCGCCATCTACAGCTTAGAAGTGCTCAGTGCGTAAAGCCCAATGACAGAGAGCCTTGTCATAAAAAGTTTTCAGGTTTCAATAACTTCTCACCAGCAGGTCTTGCACCAGAGATTTGACGTTCTTGGAGGTTTCCGGTGACGGGGAATTGTGCGACGCCAGCTTGATGAGCGTGGCGAGGAAGTTTTTACACTTCTTCACGTTCTCCTGCATCTCCTGTCATACACGAGACAATCccatttgaatttttgaatTGTACAAATATGAAATCATGCAAtgctgttgactttttttgttgttgttgctattTTGTAATGTTATGCTACGTACGTTATACTATTCTGCACGTTCTAATGAGGTTACGTAACACAATGTTATAACAATGCCATGTCGACGTATGTTAGCGTTTGCGGTTACGTTGCAATGCTTGCGCGACATCCGTGCTGTGATGATTCGGCTCCATGTTTTTCTGCCGCACATCTGTTTGTCGTCCGCATGAGGCtgggtgtgtgtctgtgtgtgtgtctgcttcAACATATCCTTGGGTTGGTGTTCCTCGTGTGAATGTACAAACGCAAACGCGCGTGGGCACGTGTGAGACCCTTTGTGTGCGGCCAGCTGCGagagggggttgggggggctTGTGACACAGCCAGCCTGCTGGCAGCTGTGACAGCACTCACACCGGAGagatagaaaaagaaaaaggcgaAAGAGAGAGCACTGCAGAAGTGGGCTTAAAGGAAACAAGAAAAAGGTGATGAAAGGAGGAATACATGACACTTAATATAAGAGAAAATGTTTCCCAACGGAAAATTAAACTCAAAACAGATCAAGAAAAATCCTATCCTGCCTtcatttacaatattaaatgtcatttttatggGACGATTCTGCAGTGAGAGAACCTGGGACACGACAGGAGCTCCAGGGGCCACGGCGATGCCCGTCGTCTGCGGGGGTTGCGAGGCGGTCTGGGCCGGCTGCGCCTGGGGTGCGGAAACCGCGGGGGTCTGCTGCGGAGCCGTCACCGCCACGGCCGGCGCCACGGGGCCCTTCTGCAAAGAGACGAGAGAGAGGAGATAAATAGGACGTGACGCCTGGCTGCCGGCAAGGCCACGGAGAAGAGGAGGCGGACGCCGCGGCGTTCCTGTCACATCTGGCGCGGCGACTTCTTGGACATCACTTAACACGGTGGTTCTCAAAACTGGGATCCACGAGCCGCAGCTTGGAGGTCCAAAAATCATTTGCATGCATTTATTGCGctgtatccttttttttttctattattgcCTTCGcaaattcagatttttgtgAACCTATCCGACAATTTCAAAGTAGAAACATAAAGACAGTTCTCTCACTGGACGTAGTGCGGGACAGGAGGTAACGAAGGAAGGAgtagaggaagaggaagaagaagaagaggaggtggTCTGGAGGGCAGGGCTGGAAGGAGCAGGAGAGGGAGACGCTGCCACCTTGGCTGGGGTCAGAGCACATTGTCTGGTGGTCTGAGAGGTTGCTGGAGACTGTCAGAAGCAGAAGGAGAGACAAGGGAAGAAAGAGGAGAAACATCAAGATGTCCGTCGCGGACAGTAAGCAATTGTACTCAACCCCATTTGCAAACTCACTTGCAGTACTCGAGAGACTACAGCCACTTGTTGCTAAGCAACCAATTGGCGTACTTTTCCACGTTAAGCCTATACTTAACACGACAGTTTGTGGCATCTATCAGAGGCGTACTTGGATCTACTTCATGTGCACACAAATAGGCACGGTGAAGAAGTAGCATGGTGAGGGAGgagggagtttttttttttccccccatccgCTAAAAGTTTAACAGGATTCAAAAGCGCCCGGAGAAAGTTTGCACGAGTGGggttgatgatgatggtggtggtggtggtggtgggggggccACAGGGTGCATCCCACCGCCAGCGGCGCCACCCTGTCGCCGCGTCTCGCTGCTTCTACCTCAGTGTTGAGccttttaaaataatcaaGCAGCAGGCTGATGAATGATTGAGGAGGTTATGgatggagggaaggaaggaaggaagattGCGACGCCTTCCTATTCTCCCCTCGGGCGTCGCGGGAAGACTGACAGGCCTGACAGCTCAGGGAATAAACACCATACACTTTTTATTCCCACCAACCTCGACCCTGCTCGTGCTTTTCCTGGCGAGGGGAGCACAAGGCGGCCCCGCTAATGTGTCACCACGCTTGCATTGTGCAAAGAGACCAAGGGGATGAATACAATaaggatttattatttatgccAATTTAATTACTAGGCACCTATAATATtatttcgattttttttcctcctacatTTCTGtataaaatcaatttaataaCTGGAAATTTCAATTTACACTGTGACAGAGTTTACAAATAGTAATATAATGTAGCATACTATATTGTTCCTCTCATTGTTATCAAAATAACCTATTTAACAATATGTTTATTCGGGCTTGGTATCATGTTGCCGAAGAAGTCACGCAACAACAaaattttaagaaaaaaaaacaaaattttattGACGTAGTCGCTGGAGTATGACTTTGGCATTATATAACAATTATacactaaattaaaaaataattgtttgtcATTTGGTGGTCTAAATGCCATAAGgcgcatcatcatcatcattattataagAAACATGTGGAGTACAGTAGTTCAGTTGTGAGTGCCAAACGAGGTAAAGACGGTAAAATGCTGCCCTCTAGTGTCGGTTGCATGTGCTCACAGCGATTAAATGTAtaattgcaaatgttttaaatgtatttattttttgtcgtTGTCTGCATGACCTGAAAGTAGAATAATATTTAAATGAGCTTCAGACCAATCCTCCCTCTCTCACCTCATCTAATACCTCCATTTTGGATTAATTTGCCAAAGTACTTCATCCGTCGcgatcaatttgtttttacattaatGAATGGGTTACATACAAATGGCCCTAACGAGAAATTTAGAAACTTGGCCTCAAAAATCACTGAttgcaaaattattttaacattAATCCTTACACTTGATGTTTGTCTTGCTTATTGCGAAACAAGTGGGGCTGAGTgaggtgaattttgctctACTTAATATGCTGTGAGTTCATTTAAATACGCAACAGTATGTAAGCATTTATTTCCAATATTAACTTGTCTCCACAGGTGATAAGTAAAGCTGCATCAATAATTCAGTGGTTAACCCCAGAAGGTCCACCGTGATATTAATCCTCTTTTTAATCACAGCCTATTTATTCCACACATAAAATAACAGTAATTTGCTATAATTATGTCACAATTAGAGGGCGGAAAAGTGCCGTGCCCAGAGTAATGAAAAGGCAGCCACGTTAAGAATGCTAAAGGAATGCTAAAATGTTACCTCTCGATTATGACTCATTATTTTGACTTGTTGTATTCcctttgagaacattttagaaaatgaaaagtacaCTTTACCTGCGGAGTGCTGACTCTGAAGGATGCCCCCGTAGTGGGAGTGGCAGGCCGCGGAGTGATGTTATTCTGGGCCTGGACCTGACCCTGAGCTTGCGCCTGAGCCTGCGCCTGTGCCTGAGCCAATGCCTGCTGAGGAACCAACACCAGCTGGCCCAGCTCGGTCCGTACCAGCACCATGCCTGAGGAAGCACGGGGACATTAATTAGAGAAAATTGTTGGGGGGTGCAAAGACAAGCTGGAGGGGCAGTGGGGGGGCAGGAGCCAGTATGCACTCACAACCATACCAGATCTCATTTTTAAACTGAGGAAATCCAaacatctttttatttaatgagtagctttttatttatttataggcTTTTTGGCTGATTCTAAGACCGAAAAGATATTTTCCccaattttcattatttttatttactctGTTGTGAACCGTGGACCCTCCATTATTGCGCATCCCAGGTTGAACTGGCCTtttatttggggaaaataaaattttgaCAAGCATCCGTCAGAAACATTACTTGTGAAGTAACAGCACGTACATGCATGTACTCATATTCAAAACACCATTGCACATAGCTAATCGctaacaaaatatgtttggCGCGATGTCATACTCGTACGTAAATATGACTGCATATGGAGAAAGAAAAGGCATGGCAAGTAAAGTAGACCCCTGAAAATCTTCAACCTTTCATATTGCTTGCCTGTTTCAAGCTAAATGTTCAAGCACCTGGATGCTGTGAGCCTTACCAGTCGGGATGGTGAACCCAGGTGGCAGCTGGATGGTGGTCTGCTGCTGGGGCGGTCTGACAATGAGCTGTGGCGCAACGATCCTCTGAGGTGCGGCCAGACCGGGCCGGGTGGGTGTCTGCGTGGTTGGCGAGGCTGCGGCTGGGGCGACTGGGGCGATAGGGATGGCTGGGACGGCGGGGGCGACAGTGATGGCAGGGGTTGCGGGGGCGGCGCTGGTGGGTCGGACCGTGCTGATCGTGGTGGTCACTGATGTGGTCTGACCGCCGACGCTGCTTGTCGTCACTGAGACGGCTGctatggtggtggtggtggtggccgtAGTAGCGCTTGTGGTTAAAGGTTGAGTTACTGCGGTAGTGCTGGCGGTCGGTGTTGTTGTCACGGCAACGGAGGAAACAGTGTTTATAACAGAGCTCGTAGTGACACTTGTGGACTGACATTCGTTGGGAGTCCCTGCAGGTTCTGTGGCGCTTTTAGTGTGGTTCTCCTGCGCAGGTGGCGAGGAGGTTAAGGAGGAGGCAGATGGGGGCGAAGTGACAGGGGGCGTCTGAGCACCTTGCTGAGACAACGCCGACACACTGGTACCGTTCTGGGCTATGCTGGCCACTATGTGACTGGGGAGTCTCTGCAAAGCGATGGTGGGGGTGCCTCGATCCAGGGCAATGGCCGACTGACTCGCAGATAGGCTGGCGTTGGCGAGTGTGAAAGTCGGCGTACTGCTAGCTGAGGTGCTCGCCGGCGGGAGGTCGGTGGGGCTGCCGCAGGCATCGTCGCCCCCCGCCGCGgggctgctgccgctgctgttgCCTCGGTTGGTCACCGCGGCACCGTTCAAAGTCTTAATCCGAGCCGAGAAGGTCCGTCGCGGGGTGGCAAAGCGTCGTTTTGAAGCGTCCGCGATAGGCTCATCGGAGTCCGGGGAAGCCTTCGTGGGGTGGTCGGAGGTGGTAGCGGTGCTGATGCTGCTGGTCGGCGGGGAACTTGACACGCCAGACGCGGGCAGTGTTGTGATGGATGCTCCATGTGATTGAGAGCTGCTGTTACTGGCGGATGCGGCGGCGGCAGGGGTCTCACCGGACGAAAGCGGGCTGTCCTGGGAAGGAGATGTGACAGTTTTTTCCGTAGAGTTTAGATCCTGGCGCATGTCGGGTTTATTACGGCgcccttgttgttgttgatctACTGTTGTGGAGCCCAGCGGAGCTGGTAGCGTTTTCCCCAAGTGATGGTTAGCGGGGGCAACTGAGCCAGCGCCTCGGCTCTCGTCGCTTTTAGCCGTCGCGTTGCTCTGGCCGGTCAGCTGAGACTCCAGAGAGCCCACTAAGTCGCTCACAGCCTTCTCATCTACCTCGGAAAATAGCATATCTTCCAGGGGATCGGAGGCGCCCGCCATCTCTGATCTCCGAttgctgtctttttctttttactgtaCGCATGCGTGTTACTAGGCATTGTGGGAATGAGTCTGACGTcattagattttcttttttttttttttggtatggaGGCGAAATGGTCGTATTTCTGATACTTTTCCACTCTTGACTTATTAATACAGCCGAAAGATGTACATAGGAGTATACATAATGTTCATACGAGTGAAtgatttcttttaatattCGTAAATATACATATCGTACTAATGTTTTATTGCTGTATTTGCGAGCAGACAATATGGGGGCAGGACGAAGGGATCTCGTAGAATGTCGCGATAAATGGAAACAGCTTGAATCTTGCCTTCTTATTTCTTCTTATTTTGTCTTCGCAATACTCATCCGGTACAACCAAAGTTCTCATTAATGTGTGGAAATTAATTAcgttgcaaagaaaaaaaagagaaaagccgTGGGTGTCACTTTGGAAGCCGCACCAGTTCTCCTCCCACAATCCTTTGCGGTGGTTGAAAATAACTAACACGGCCATGTCGTGTCGTAGAAATCAATTTGGAAACGGACGAGAGAAACTCATTTCTTCACTTACTCTCTCCGGCTAAATTGTCTCGGAATCGCCGTCCTGCCTGTTCTAATTTCGACGCCTCTATTGAGAGAGAAGCATTTCCAAGCCAAACGCGTGCGCTAGTGATTACACGGGTGTCAAAATGAGCGGAGGAGGGACGCCGTATATCGGGAGCAAAATTAGCCTCATCTCCAAGGCCGAGATTCGCTACGAAGGAATTTTGTACACCATAGACACTGAGAACTCCACCGTAGCTCTCGCCAAAGGTAAGCCCGATCATCTAACGCACGTGTTTTGTTTCTCAACGTCACCTAAACAACCGACTTAGTTGACATTGATAAGCAATGATGTCGGGGGGGTTTCTCGCAGTTAGCCAGCTAGCTCACCAGCTAATGCGTGCCCTTTGTTTATGTTGTGTTGGCGCTATCTTGCATGATCCAAGTCAGAAATGAGTTACTGAAACTTTCTAGCCACATTCAAAGTAGCGCTTGGGATCTCGTGAACAACTTAAGGAGGTTTTTGACTCCAAACGATATCGGTTGAGTAGTTTTACTGGTTAGCCGTAATGATTTTACTTActttatgatgtcatttgtgcGCTATACTCTCACACAAAATTGCGCAACCTGGGTTAATTGAAAATGACCATGCTCGTTTCTCCAAACAGTTCGCTCGTTTGGGACTGAAGACAGGCCCACTGAACGGCCCATTCCACCCCGGGATGAGGTCTTTGAGTACATCATCTTCAGGGGCAGTGACATTAAGGACTTGACTGTATGCGAGCCTCCTAAGGCTACCAGCAGCCTGCCTCAAGACCCAGCCATCGTTCAGGTGAACCAACAGCATCCGTCCGTACATTTATTGAGAAAACACAGGTGGTGGCAGTAAAGCCGCGCGTATCATATGTAACGATCTCGGCACTTACGGTTGCAGTCGTCCCTCGGATCGAGCGGCGGTGCGGCGGGCCCGTCGGCGCCATTCCAGTCTGCTGGTGCGTACGCTCCCTTCAGCAGGGCCCCGGTGCAAAGCTATGGACAGTTTGGCGGTGCACCGCAGTTTGGCGCACCTGGGGGTAAGaagatgttttttctttgcattacATTAACCAGGTGCTGTCAGGGagatgtaaaaacaaatatttccatTAAAACTAGAAAGAAATTTAAGAAGTTAATCTTGTTTTTTAACAGGACGCATCAGTCCTGAGTTGGACCCTCTCGCAAAGAGCTCCGCCCTGAATCAGGCCACGCAGGCACCCTCCTCGGCTGCCCCTGCGTCGTCGCTCGGACACAGAAGTCAGGTGGCAGGCTCGGCACCTCGACCTATCGGGACCTCCGTTGGCAACCAGAAGCCCCCCGACCTCCTGGAGAGGAAGGGTGAGTACTGAAATCGCCGCACTTGAGTCCTTCAAGGTTGTCTCTGGTGTACAAAAGTCTCTTCTGGGGTTTTGTCTGTGTGGTTTAGCTCCCGAAGTGGCCAAAGTGGCAACTCAAGGGGATCATGAGCATACCGCTGTTGAAAACCGCGACCCCAACAGGCGTCAAGGAGGTGTGTACTTTGCATAACCAGTTTGACTGCCGTATCGACCCACGCATCTTCCACGTGTTGATTGACAGGTCAGTGCTACCTGTCGGCGAGCGCCCAGCCGGTGCGTCGCGGGCGCGGCAGGGGCAGCCGCAGCAGGGGCAAAGTGAACGTGCGCCGGGATGGGATGATGAAGTTCGAGgaggactttgactttgagacgGCCAACGCTCAGTTCCACAAGGACGACATCGACAAAGAACTGCAGACCAAGCTCAAGCTTAAAGGTGACGTGCGTAATCCAACTAAACACGCTCTTTTGtgctatcctttttttttttatccgcaGACGACAAGGTAGAAAAGACGCCAAATGGCGAAGAAGCCGACCCGGAACATCCAAGTACGGAGGCGCCAgtcgaggaagaggaggcggcGATACCTCCCTGTTACTACGACAAGACCAAGTCCTTCTTTGACAACCTGTCCTGCAACGATTCCAAGTAATTAAGAAAGGATATGATCTTACCAAATTTTATCATCTGACCAAAAATGTTCACAATTTTACCATTAATTCAAATCAGAAAAGTTTCGTATACAAGTCACACTGTAACTATGATTTTCTTTGAATGTCAAAAAATGTGTTAAGTTCAATTCTGTTTTAGAACTAacagcaaaaatgttttgcacaaaCATTTCTGTTTTGCTTCATACACTAGtccaatgttttatttttttgttttttagtaaATCGCATGATGGAGGATTCTCAAGGTAAGTCGCACGTTTAGTAGCGTTTTAGTCATTAACCCCCCACTCCCCCCGATATCGCTGATGGTGTGCGTTTTGCGTGGCAGAGAGCGGAGGTCGACCTGGGCGGAGGAGCGGCGGATGAACGCCGAGACATTCGGCATCCCGCTGAGGCACCACCGCGGCCGAGGAGGGTACCGCGGCGGAAGAGGCTACATGGCGCCCCGCGGGGGGCGGGGACGACCAGCCGGCCGAGGCTCCTTTGGCCCTCCTCGGGGGGCGCCGCCCGGATTCCGAGGCGGCTACCGTGGCGGAAGAGGAGGCCGCGAGTTCTCCGACTTTGAATATGCGGTAAATCTCAAATTCATTACGGTAGAATTAGTGTATTAAAAAGCCAATTTACGATGGAAATATAAGTTTGAATTTGACGGTGTAAGAAATGGAGTTTGATTCCgttgttattttgtgtttcagaAGGACAACAAGGTGGCGGCGTAATCCTGCCCACTTGGATGACGACCAATCGTAGCTCTTTGAAAACGTTCTTGGGTCCCAACATTTGCCAGGAAGGAAGAAGACACGGCGGCGTGccagcttcatttttttcttcttccattttGAGTTACGAGTGGTGTAAATAAGTGGAGTCAGTCGGTACGCCGACTGGCCTTAGATagctttatttttcctctttcgTTTGTTTCGTTTCAATTCCATTTTGAACATTACATCCTGTTGAGACAGCCTGAAGGAAACCAAATTTTGAGCGCATTTGCTTGGCCAAATGCGTGCTGAGCAGTCCactattaacttttttttttttttttttttcctcccttctCCTCCTTTCAAGAGCGCTTTGAATATAGTTAGCCAAAAAGTTTGCATTCTGCTCCTCGGTAAGCCACTTTCACTCAGAAAGagttcaatattttttgtgaagctttttgtttagttttttctCAAACAAAAAGGGACAGCAACTGGATATGTGACGTGAATGATTAGTATTTTCGTTTTTTCGGCTCCACTTTGTATTAGGGAGTGCCTTCAATgtggggtgggtgggtgtTTGTTTGGGGATTTTTCTACAGCTCTCCCTTTAATGTTGATGCTTTCTAGCAAGTGTATTGATAAAACAGCACGAGCAGGTGATGTTGCAAACAATGTAACTTAGAAGAATGGACATTGAATAATACATGAAGAGCAAATAAACCATTATGTTTAAGTTAATGTTGCACATTTGAGCCCGACACTGCATGATGACCGACCGCTCCGTCTATTTTGAAACCAGCCCAAGACGGACATCCATTGAGAACCATCTGCAACTGTTTAGTTTCGTAAGTTTGTTACTTCCTATGAGCTTctggaacattttgaaaaccaaggaattgtttttttgtccttgaAAGCATCAgtaaaaattgaatttttacaattaaaaaaataaaggattCAAAAGAGTATTTAATAATGTTGCCGTTGTTTTATTTGAGGTTACATGTAAAATGCGGGGCAAGTTACGGTCATACCATAAGAATATTTTCAAgtattaaaaattatttttagaacagtTCATCTAACCCTAGTGAATGCACTTTGGTGGGTATGAGAGGTTTTAACATacgttttaaatatttaaatgaaaatttaAAGGAATGACAAAGATCGCTGGTTAGGCCCGGGTtacttgaaaatatttcacaatatttattgagaatttgtttgaatttggtTGAGACTAACCAAGGGTCAATTCACTGGCTGTTACATGGATATAAAGAGGTCTATTTATGATCTCGACCGTCTATATTGTAATAAAATACGACAAAATTATTGGACAATAAAACATCCGTAATGTTatgaacaattttatttttctggacGATTTAATACCGTCGGTACCACCGCCGATACGACCGATGGCGCTGTGAGTTTTGCGAAATGAAAGTTTAGTACTCGCCACTAAAAGAAACGACGAAAAGTAGGAAACGAAGAAGACGACAATCTCAGACGAAGTAGAAGTTCCTCGATGAAAGCGTAAAATGTCGATCGTTTTTGTGCCCCAGAAACTTCGCGGTACTGCCAAAATCAACCAGGAAACCATACAGAGGGTAAATTGTAACATTAGGCTACAAAAACTTCAACGTGTTACATTTTTCTCAACTCAATTACCCgttatgctaacgttagccgCGTCATAGCTAGCTGTTGTTACCAATAAAACACTTTATATTTtacctttttcttcttcttcttttccagCTGCTGGACGAAAACGACCAGTTTATACGATGCATTGTCGAGTACATGCACAAGGGACGAGCCGTGGAGTGTGTCAAGTAAGAATCTTTGGATTGCTGAAATCAGGCCGTTTTTAAAAGGACCGCCATTTTCCAATCCTTGCTCATGACGTCCGTTTCAAAATACCTTGTTGCCAGTTTAAAGCCAATTTTGATGGCAGGTACCAGCAATTCCTGCACCGTAACATCGTGTACCTGGCAACCCTGGCTGACGCCAGCCCGCCAGACAACGTGCCTTCCTCCCCGTCTTGGCCAACTGTACGGCAAGTTTGGAAACATCAGTTTAATTTCTTTACCTGCTTTGCTTACCTCCTCCTTTCGTTTTTCTGTTGCAGTCCGACCAAAGCTCCACCTCCATGCAGCCGAGCGCCAACACCAATGAAGAAAGTTGACACTGACCCtagatgtattattattatttatgtcatgCCACATCCTTCTGCCTCATTAGATTTATTTTGCACATCATTTGAAGGAGCATCGCGGTCACACTGAAATGATTTAGTTGAAATGGTACAAGAATGTCACTTTACCTGAATAAAGTCATGATTAtgtgaagaaaaatgtttctATTTGAATGGAACTCAATTTGTAATATTACAGTGTGTTAAGATTACAGGGgctcaaatgttattttaacaGAATAAAATGAGACAAGTAATTACCTTGTCATGTttacaggagaaaaaaaatcattttataaaTCAGTATAATTGAGGAAATTTTTAAAGGcatcattttcaacattttcataAGTATGGAGTTAATATTTTCCAGGTATTAAAGCTGTTGATGTTCACGGaaacaaatacacaatttCTTTTCTCATGTCACTAACATTCAAGgacaaaacagaaacaaatgaacttgctagttttttttaatgttttttttctctttgcatCACTGGTAGTTTTTAGTTGCCAGCTGAAAAGAACACGTAAGCCAagcagccccgccccctttagATGAATTCATATTATTTTGGTTTACCCTTGCCGCCATTATAGTTTAACCGTTTGACACAGCggggggggagagggggggggtagTAATGATAAGCCAACAGTTACAAGTCTGTCTTAGGAAAAgtagaaaggaaagaaaaaaaggcttctAAGGAAGTGAACAGagcccaaaaacaaacaaaaaaagcagaacCTCTATGTTGATTGTGCAAAGCACATTTAACTATAAAAAGatatattttatatgtatgtacagcaaaactgtaaacattttgaagTGTTAGTTTTTATCTGGTGTCTTTTTATAAATACAGGCAACATTGGCATCTGcaaacatcacaaaaaaaagataacattCGGGGCTTTTGCCGTAAAAACCAAATAAATCTTTTGTTAAGCATATTTGGTAAAGATGAACTTATgtgtgcttcttttttttttttcacataaaTGGGAAAGTGGAAAATAGCCGTTCACTACATTTATTAATACTGTTGCGAAAATGTAACAAGGAGTCGTGGCGTCCAATTTTGCGAGGGCCAAGCGAATGCACCACCGTTCCGTCTCCTGCTTTGGTTGGGAACAAGTGCTTTCGTTGGCAAAATGGCACATTTCATAtcatatttgtgtgttgtggatgaggaaaaaaaaacaaaaaaacatcataaacaaaaaaataagtagAAT
The window above is part of the Syngnathus acus chromosome 3, fSynAcu1.2, whole genome shotgun sequence genome. Proteins encoded here:
- the LOC119121069 gene encoding transcription initiation factor TFIID subunit 4-like isoform X2, which codes for MAGASDPLEDMLFSEVDEKAVSDLVGSLESQLTGQSNATAKSDESRGAGSVAPANHHLGKTLPAPLGSTTVDQQQQGRRNKPDMRQDLNSTEKTVTSPSQDSPLSSGETPAAAASASNSSSQSHGASITTLPASGVSSSPPTSSISTATTSDHPTKASPDSDEPIADASKRRFATPRRTFSARIKTLNGAAVTNRGNSSGSSPAAGGDDACGSPTDLPPASTSASSTPTFTLANASLSASQSAIALDRGTPTIALQRLPSHIVASIAQNGTSVSALSQQGAQTPPVTSPPSASSLTSSPPAQENHTKSATEPAGTPNECQSTSVTTSSVINTVSSVAVTTTPTASTTAVTQPLTTSATTATTTTTIAAVSVTTSSVGGQTTSVTTTISTVRPTSAAPATPAITVAPAVPAIPIAPVAPAAASPTTQTPTRPGLAAPQRIVAPQLIVRPPQQQTTIQLPPGFTIPTGMVLVRTELGQLVLVPQQALAQAQAQAQAQAQGQVQAQNNITPRPATPTTGASFRVSTPQKGPVAPAVAVTAPQQTPAVSAPQAQPAQTASQPPQTTGIAVAPGAPVVSQEMQENVKKCKNFLATLIKLASHNSPSPETSKNVKSLVQDLLDAKIEPEEFTSRLQTELKSSPQPYLVPFLKKSLPALRLSLLNSQQSLIQPPQQGIKPATTPIASGPAVHVRPPNSVGPTSGTGALPHGTMGHAAATGLKTTGAMGGQVRMPVMITQSMRAQGTMGKVGTFQAGRSPVGLAVQISGNQKNKLNDPGGGSFRDDDDINDVASMAGVNLNEESARILATNSELVGTQIRSCKDEAFLHPGLLHRRILETAKKFGVMDVPMEVVTFISHAAQSRLRTVVEKVSAIAQHRLDSCKDDECYEQSADVRSQLRFFEQLERMEKARKDEQEREILLKAAKSRSRQEDPEQARLKQKAKEMQQQELAQMRQRDANLTALAAIGPRKKRKVDSPGATPSGTELSGSTAGSPGGSSSAPSSSSRQYARQRITRVNLRDFIFYMEQERDTAHSLLLYRALLK
- the LOC119121069 gene encoding transcription initiation factor TFIID subunit 4-like isoform X1 encodes the protein MAGASDPLEDMLFSEVDEKAVSDLVGSLESQLTGQSNATAKSDESRGAGSVAPANHHLGKTLPAPLGSTTVDQQQQGRRNKPDMRQDLNSTEKTVTSPSQDSPLSSGETPAAAASASNSSSQSHGASITTLPASGVSSSPPTSSISTATTSDHPTKASPDSDEPIADASKRRFATPRRTFSARIKTLNGAAVTNRGNSSGSSPAAGGDDACGSPTDLPPASTSASSTPTFTLANASLSASQSAIALDRGTPTIALQRLPSHIVASIAQNGTSVSALSQQGAQTPPVTSPPSASSLTSSPPAQENHTKSATEPAGTPNECQSTSVTTSSVINTVSSVAVTTTPTASTTAVTQPLTTSATTATTTTTIAAVSVTTSSVGGQTTSVTTTISTVRPTSAAPATPAITVAPAVPAIPIAPVAPAAASPTTQTPTRPGLAAPQRIVAPQLIVRPPQQQTTIQLPPGFTIPTGMVLVRTELGQLVLVPQQALAQAQAQAQAQAQGQVQAQNNITPRPATPTTGASFRVSTPQSPATSQTTRQCALTPAKVAASPSPAPSSPALQTTSSSSSSSSSTPSFVTSCPALRPKGPVAPAVAVTAPQQTPAVSAPQAQPAQTASQPPQTTGIAVAPGAPVVSQEMQENVKKCKNFLATLIKLASHNSPSPETSKNVKSLVQDLLDAKIEPEEFTSRLQTELKSSPQPYLVPFLKKSLPALRLSLLNSQQSLIQPPQQGIKPATTPIASGPAVHVRPPNSVGPTSGTGALPHGTMGHAAATGLKTTGAMGGQVRMPVMITQSMRAQGTMGKVGTFQAGRSPVGLAVQISGNQKNKLNDPGGGSFRDDDDINDVASMAGVNLNEESARILATNSELVGTQIRSCKDEAFLHPGLLHRRILETAKKFGVMDVPMEVVTFISHAAQSRLRTVVEKVSAIAQHRLDSCKDDECYEQSADVRSQLRFFEQLERMEKARKDEQEREILLKAAKSRSRQEDPEQARLKQKAKEMQQQELAQMRQRDANLTALAAIGPRKKRKVDSPGATPSGTELSGSTAGSPGGSSSAPSSSSRQYARQRITRVNLRDFIFYMEQERDTAHSLLLYRALLK